A stretch of the Mesorhizobium sp. Pch-S genome encodes the following:
- a CDS encoding DUF680 domain-containing protein, producing the protein MKKIALATAALLVAAGSAFAGSDNFDAYAGSNPHALGSTVDSGYTASVKSGSHDINNAAKPITDGAPRLGGNS; encoded by the coding sequence ATGAAAAAGATTGCTCTTGCTACTGCTGCTCTCCTGGTCGCCGCTGGTTCGGCTTTCGCGGGCAGCGACAACTTTGATGCCTATGCCGGTTCCAACCCGCATGCTCTCGGTTCGACCGTCGACAGCGGTTACACCGCTTCGGTGAAGAGCGGCTCGCATGACATCAACAATGCAGCAAAGCCGATTACCGATGGCGCTCCGCGTCTCGGCGGTAACAGCTAA
- a CDS encoding DUF680 domain-containing protein: protein MKTIALTAAALLVAAGSAFANGSDHYGSNFTYSNVDSSYTASVKSDAAKHDLGNVVKPITDGAPRLGGNS, encoded by the coding sequence ATGAAGACCATTGCTCTTACTGCTGCTGCCCTGCTCGTTGCCGCCGGTTCTGCTTTTGCCAACGGTAGCGACCACTACGGCTCGAACTTCACCTACTCGAACGTCGACAGCTCCTACACCGCTTCGGTCAAGTCCGACGCGGCCAAGCACGACCTCGGCAATGTTGTGAAGCCGATCACGGATGGCGCGCCGCGCCTTGGCGGCAACAGCTAA
- a CDS encoding DUF680 domain-containing protein, producing the protein MKTLALTAAALLVAAGSAFANGSDHYGSNFTYSNVDSSYTASVKSDATKHDLGNNVVKPITDGAPRLGGNS; encoded by the coding sequence ATGAAAACTCTCGCTCTCACTGCTGCTGCGCTGCTCGTTGCCGCCGGCTCCGCTTTTGCCAACGGTAGCGACCACTACGGCTCGAACTTCACCTATTCGAACGTCGACAGCTCCTACACCGCATCGGTGAAGTCCGACGCCACGAAGCACGACCTCGGCAACAACGTTGTGAAGCCGATCACCGATGGTGCTCCGCGCCTCGGCGGCAACAGCTAA
- a CDS encoding DUF680 domain-containing protein, which produces MKTLALTAAALLVASGAAFAGSDNFDPYAGSNPYKTTVDAGHTASIATHSATAEWLAGGKLSSADKAGQAAIDYRVDHFGNR; this is translated from the coding sequence ATGAAAACCCTTGCTCTTACCGCCGCCGCGCTTCTGGTTGCCTCGGGCGCCGCTTTCGCAGGCAGCGACAACTTTGATCCTTATGCCGGCTCAAACCCGTACAAGACGACGGTCGATGCGGGACATACCGCTTCGATCGCCACGCACAGTGCCACCGCAGAGTGGCTGGCTGGTGGCAAGCTCAGCTCTGCCGACAAGGCCGGCCAGGCAGCCATTGATTATCGGGTTGACCATTTCGGCAACCGCTAA
- a CDS encoding dihydrofolate reductase family protein, giving the protein MSKLVVRAFSISQDGYGAGPNQSLENPLGENGEKLHEWFFETDTFQKMVGQGEGLKDVDNEFATRSFDNLGAWILGRNMFGPVRGPWPDESWKGWWGDNPPYHVPVFVLTHHARTPITMEGGTTFHFITGGIEDALAQARQAAAGKDVRVGGGVETLKQYLRARLVDDLHLAVSPFLMGSGENLFSDIDLAALGYRITDRVLTKKATHLTLVRDDN; this is encoded by the coding sequence ATGTCCAAGCTGGTGGTTCGAGCATTCTCGATTTCGCAGGATGGTTACGGCGCCGGACCGAACCAGAGCCTGGAAAACCCGCTCGGCGAGAACGGCGAAAAACTGCATGAATGGTTTTTCGAGACCGACACCTTCCAGAAGATGGTTGGCCAGGGAGAAGGATTGAAAGACGTCGACAATGAATTCGCCACGCGCAGCTTCGACAATCTTGGTGCCTGGATCTTGGGCCGCAACATGTTCGGGCCCGTGCGCGGTCCATGGCCGGACGAGAGCTGGAAGGGTTGGTGGGGCGACAACCCGCCCTATCACGTCCCGGTTTTCGTGCTGACCCATCACGCTCGCACACCCATCACCATGGAAGGCGGCACGACCTTTCATTTCATCACAGGCGGCATCGAGGACGCGCTGGCGCAGGCCAGGCAAGCAGCAGCGGGCAAGGACGTCCGTGTCGGCGGGGGCGTCGAGACGCTGAAGCAATATCTCAGGGCGCGGCTCGTCGACGACCTGCATCTCGCCGTCTCGCCCTTCCTGATGGGCTCCGGCGAGAACCTGTTCTCGGACATCGATCTTGCAGCGCTTGGCTATCGTATCACCGATCGGGTGCTCACGAAAAAAGCGACGCACCTCACTCTCGTGAGAGACGACAACTGA
- the ugpC gene encoding sn-glycerol-3-phosphate ABC transporter ATP-binding protein UgpC — MADLTLRQVKKSYGNIHILHGIDLDIKSGEFIVFVGPSGCGKSTLLRSIAGLEEITSGDLNIAGERVNDVPPSKRGIAMVFQSYALYPHMTVYDNMAFGMKIAGEKKEEIDRRVKQAAEILQLTKYLDRLPKAMSGGQRQRVAIGRAIVRNPKVFLFDEPLSNLDAALRVATRIEIAKLKESMPNTTMIYVTHDQVEAMTLADRIVVLKDGHIEQVGTPMELYKRPGNLFVAQFIGSPAMNILPATVEKSGASTTVSHVGGRKASVPIATPVGAQGAAISFGVRPEDLSIATGSDYLFEGKVDYIEQLGEVQLVYVDIGRGEQPLTAKLPGNVEVQRGSSLKLTASAEDLHIFDADGRSFAQHEAAAKAA, encoded by the coding sequence ATGGCCGATCTGACCCTCAGGCAGGTGAAGAAGTCCTACGGCAACATCCATATTCTTCACGGCATCGACCTCGACATCAAATCGGGCGAGTTCATCGTGTTCGTCGGCCCGTCCGGCTGCGGCAAGTCCACCTTGCTGCGCTCCATCGCCGGCCTTGAGGAAATCACCTCGGGCGATCTGAACATCGCCGGCGAGCGGGTCAACGACGTGCCGCCGTCGAAACGCGGCATCGCCATGGTCTTCCAGTCCTATGCGCTCTACCCGCACATGACGGTCTACGACAACATGGCTTTCGGCATGAAGATCGCCGGCGAGAAGAAGGAAGAGATCGACCGCCGCGTCAAGCAGGCCGCCGAGATCCTGCAGCTGACCAAATATCTCGACCGTCTCCCCAAGGCGATGTCGGGTGGTCAGCGCCAGCGTGTCGCCATCGGCCGGGCCATTGTTCGCAATCCCAAGGTGTTCCTGTTCGACGAGCCATTGTCGAACCTCGACGCGGCACTCCGCGTCGCTACCCGTATCGAGATCGCCAAGTTGAAGGAATCGATGCCCAACACCACCATGATCTACGTCACCCACGACCAGGTCGAAGCGATGACGCTGGCCGACCGCATCGTGGTGCTGAAGGACGGCCATATCGAGCAGGTCGGTACACCGATGGAGCTCTACAAGCGGCCGGGCAACCTGTTCGTCGCGCAGTTCATCGGTTCGCCGGCCATGAACATCCTGCCGGCGACGGTTGAGAAATCTGGTGCTTCCACCACGGTCAGCCATGTCGGCGGCCGCAAAGCCTCTGTGCCGATCGCAACGCCTGTCGGGGCGCAGGGTGCGGCAATCTCGTTCGGCGTGCGACCGGAAGATCTCTCGATCGCCACGGGTTCGGACTACCTCTTCGAAGGCAAGGTCGACTACATCGAACAGCTTGGCGAGGTGCAGCTGGTCTATGTCGATATCGGTCGTGGTGAACAGCCGCTCACCGCCAAGCTGCCGGGCAATGTCGAAGTCCAGCGTGGCAGCAGCCTGAAGCTCACGGCCAGCGCCGAAGACCTGCACATCTTCGACGCCGACGGTCGCTCGTTTGCACAGCATGAGGCGGCAGCCAAAGCCGCTTGA
- a CDS encoding alpha-glucosidase: MVKQAVQRKAEAAMPAVDRDWWRGAVIYQIYPRSYQDTNGDGIGDLKGITARLGYIASLGVDAIWISPFFKSPMKDFGYDVSDYCDVDPMFGSLADFDALVAEAHGLGLKVMIDEVLSHTADSHPWFVESRSSRNNPKADWYVWADARPDGTPPNNWLSIFGGSAWQWDTRRQQYYMHNFLAEQPDLNFHNREVQDALLDITRFWLERGVDGFRLDTINFYFHSEGLENNPALPPEERNDQTAPSVNPYNYQDHIYDKSRPENLAFLERFRALLDEYPAAAAVGEVGDSQRGLEVVAAYTAGGKRVHMCYSFDFLAPEKISAAKVRAVLEAFGRVASDGWSCWAFSNHDVVRHASRWAASEADPVAYLKVVSALLLSLRGSACIYQGEELGLGEANLTFEDLQDPYGIRFWPEFKGRDGCRTPMVWEAASPNGGFSSAKPWLPVPGEHLSKAVNVQESDSTSLLQHYRRFLAFRRAHPALAKGDIEFVQGQGDVVVFSRQEGNERIVCAFNLGNSITEVDFGGGRSLQPLPGHGFSSQSGTGKLRLGGYGAWFGRLA; encoded by the coding sequence ATGGTGAAGCAAGCGGTGCAGCGCAAGGCCGAGGCGGCCATGCCGGCGGTCGATCGCGACTGGTGGCGCGGGGCGGTGATCTACCAGATCTATCCGCGCTCCTACCAGGACACGAACGGCGACGGCATCGGCGACCTCAAGGGCATCACCGCCCGGCTCGGCTACATCGCCTCACTGGGGGTGGATGCCATCTGGATATCGCCCTTCTTCAAATCGCCGATGAAAGATTTCGGCTACGACGTCAGCGATTATTGCGACGTCGATCCGATGTTCGGCTCGCTTGCGGATTTCGATGCGCTGGTGGCCGAGGCGCACGGTCTCGGCCTCAAGGTGATGATCGACGAAGTGCTGTCGCACACCGCCGACAGCCACCCCTGGTTTGTCGAAAGCCGGTCCAGCCGTAACAATCCGAAAGCGGACTGGTATGTCTGGGCCGACGCCAGGCCGGATGGCACGCCACCCAACAACTGGCTGTCGATCTTCGGTGGTTCAGCCTGGCAGTGGGATACCCGTCGCCAGCAATATTACATGCACAACTTCCTTGCCGAGCAGCCGGACCTGAACTTCCACAACCGCGAGGTTCAGGACGCGTTGCTCGACATCACCCGTTTCTGGCTGGAGCGTGGTGTCGACGGTTTCCGTCTCGACACGATCAATTTCTATTTCCACAGCGAAGGGCTGGAGAACAATCCGGCGCTGCCGCCGGAGGAGCGCAACGACCAGACCGCGCCGTCGGTGAATCCCTACAACTACCAGGACCACATCTACGACAAGAGCCGGCCGGAAAACCTGGCCTTCCTCGAGCGGTTCCGCGCCCTGCTGGATGAATATCCGGCGGCAGCGGCCGTCGGCGAAGTCGGAGATTCCCAGCGCGGGCTGGAGGTTGTTGCTGCCTACACCGCGGGCGGCAAGCGCGTGCACATGTGCTATTCCTTCGATTTCCTGGCGCCTGAAAAGATCAGTGCAGCCAAGGTGCGCGCCGTGCTCGAGGCTTTCGGCCGTGTCGCCAGCGACGGCTGGTCCTGCTGGGCTTTCTCCAACCACGATGTCGTGCGCCACGCCTCGCGCTGGGCTGCCAGCGAGGCTGACCCGGTTGCCTATCTCAAGGTCGTGTCGGCCTTGCTGCTGTCGCTGCGCGGCTCCGCCTGCATCTATCAGGGCGAAGAGCTTGGCCTCGGCGAAGCCAACCTGACCTTCGAAGACCTGCAGGATCCATACGGCATCCGTTTCTGGCCGGAATTCAAAGGCCGTGACGGCTGCCGCACGCCGATGGTGTGGGAAGCCGCATCACCCAATGGCGGTTTCTCTAGCGCCAAGCCGTGGCTGCCGGTGCCGGGCGAACATCTGTCTAAGGCGGTCAACGTCCAGGAAAGTGACAGCACTTCGCTGCTTCAGCATTACCGCCGCTTCCTTGCCTTCCGCCGCGCCCATCCGGCGCTGGCAAAAGGCGACATCGAGTTCGTGCAGGGGCAGGGAGATGTCGTCGTCTTCTCGCGCCAGGAAGGCAATGAACGCATCGTCTGCGCCTTCAATCTCGGCAACAGCATCACCGAAGTGGATTTCGGTGGCGGACGTTCCTTGCAACCGTTGCCGGGGCATGGTTTTTCTTCGCAGTCGGGGACCGGCAAGCTTCGCCTTGGCGGTTATGGAGCCTGGTTCGGGCGTCTCGCCTGA
- a CDS encoding carbohydrate ABC transporter permease, which translates to MAQASGKSAGRSSLGKWAVHIAALLFVVVWTIPTLGILVTSLRDKDQIVGSGWWASFFASTQVQQVRLAGPDKQVEKDGKFVIEGNVFENPSTSQVSAFGARAQEPTKFQVGTTADLGEGETLQINADGSYMQSSTKKFEGSRGQRVYFSSTVPPRFTTENYGNVLTSEGVGRSFLNSLTVTIPATIIPIMIAAFAAYALAWMRFPGRALLIAVIIGLLVVPLQMALIPLLEMYNGVGNLFGVPSKTYLGIWLAHTGFGLPFAIYLLRSYIAGLPREIMESARIDGASDFEIFMKIVLPLSFPVLASFAIFQFLWVWNDLLVAMVFLGTGSNELVLTGKLNALLGSRGGDWDILTTSAFITIILPLIVFFSLQRYFVRGLLAGSVKGG; encoded by the coding sequence ATGGCGCAGGCAAGCGGCAAATCGGCAGGCAGGTCTTCCCTCGGCAAATGGGCGGTCCATATCGCGGCGCTGCTTTTCGTGGTGGTCTGGACGATCCCGACACTCGGCATCCTCGTCACGTCCCTGCGTGACAAGGATCAGATCGTCGGATCGGGCTGGTGGGCTTCCTTCTTTGCCTCGACGCAGGTCCAGCAGGTGCGTCTGGCCGGGCCTGACAAGCAGGTCGAGAAGGACGGCAAGTTCGTCATCGAAGGCAATGTCTTTGAAAATCCGAGCACGAGCCAGGTTTCGGCCTTCGGTGCCCGCGCCCAGGAGCCGACCAAGTTCCAGGTTGGAACAACGGCCGACCTCGGCGAGGGCGAAACGCTGCAAATCAATGCCGACGGCAGCTATATGCAGTCTTCCACGAAGAAATTCGAGGGATCGCGCGGTCAGCGCGTCTATTTCTCGTCGACTGTCCCGCCAAGGTTCACGACCGAGAATTACGGCAACGTGTTGACCTCCGAGGGCGTCGGCCGTTCCTTCCTGAACTCGCTGACGGTGACCATTCCCGCAACGATCATCCCGATCATGATTGCCGCCTTCGCCGCCTATGCCCTGGCCTGGATGCGGTTTCCGGGACGCGCGCTGCTGATTGCGGTCATCATCGGCCTGCTGGTCGTGCCGCTGCAGATGGCGCTGATCCCGCTGCTTGAAATGTACAACGGCGTCGGCAACCTGTTCGGCGTTCCCTCCAAGACCTATCTCGGTATCTGGCTGGCGCATACCGGCTTCGGCCTGCCTTTTGCCATCTATCTGCTCAGGAGCTACATCGCCGGCCTGCCGCGCGAGATCATGGAATCCGCCCGTATCGACGGCGCCAGCGATTTCGAGATCTTCATGAAGATCGTTCTGCCGCTGTCCTTCCCGGTGCTGGCTTCCTTCGCCATCTTCCAGTTTCTGTGGGTATGGAACGATCTTCTGGTGGCGATGGTCTTCCTGGGAACCGGCTCGAACGAACTGGTGCTGACGGGCAAGCTCAACGCGCTGCTGGGTTCGCGTGGCGGCGATTGGGACATCCTGACGACCTCCGCCTTCATCACGATCATTCTGCCGCTGATCGTGTTCTTCTCACTGCAGCGCTATTTCGTACGTGGCCTGCTGGCAGGTTCGGTCAAAGGAGGTTGA
- a CDS encoding sugar ABC transporter permease codes for MAAQIFSAILVILIGVGGCVAYFWGANKFVDLIFPSRGVSGQAAIDNLRRQGLIRPWLFIGPALILLVVYLIYPVISTVITSFQDKSGHGFVGLANYQWALGDGQFRNSIFNNLLWLLVVPAACTFLGLVIAVLTDKIWWGTIAKSLIFLPLAISFVGASVIWKFIYEYRGEGQVQIGALNAVVQWLGGDPQVWISMPFWNNFFLMVILIWIQTGFAMVILSSALRGIPEETIEAAVIDGANPFQIFWKIMIPQIWGTIIVVWTTITILVLKVFDIVLTMTNGQWNSQVLANLMFDWMFRGGGDFGKGATIAVIIMIAVLPIMIWNIRQANREGL; via the coding sequence ATGGCGGCTCAGATCTTTTCAGCCATTCTCGTCATTCTGATCGGCGTCGGCGGCTGTGTCGCCTATTTCTGGGGCGCCAACAAATTTGTCGATCTCATCTTTCCCTCGAGGGGTGTCAGCGGCCAGGCGGCGATCGACAATCTGCGCCGGCAGGGATTGATCCGGCCCTGGCTGTTCATCGGGCCGGCGCTGATCCTTCTGGTCGTCTATCTCATCTATCCGGTCATCAGCACCGTCATCACCTCGTTCCAGGACAAGTCGGGCCACGGCTTCGTCGGGCTCGCGAACTATCAATGGGCATTGGGCGACGGGCAGTTCCGCAACTCGATCTTCAACAACCTGTTGTGGCTGCTGGTCGTGCCTGCCGCCTGCACGTTCCTCGGCCTCGTCATTGCCGTGCTCACCGACAAGATCTGGTGGGGTACCATCGCCAAGTCGCTGATCTTCCTGCCGCTTGCCATCTCGTTTGTCGGTGCGAGCGTCATCTGGAAGTTCATCTACGAATATCGCGGCGAGGGGCAGGTGCAGATCGGCGCGCTCAATGCCGTCGTGCAGTGGCTCGGCGGTGACCCGCAGGTATGGATATCCATGCCGTTCTGGAACAACTTCTTCCTGATGGTCATCCTGATCTGGATCCAGACCGGTTTCGCGATGGTCATCCTGTCCTCGGCGTTGCGCGGCATTCCCGAGGAGACCATCGAGGCGGCCGTCATCGATGGCGCCAACCCCTTCCAGATTTTCTGGAAGATCATGATCCCGCAGATCTGGGGCACGATCATCGTGGTGTGGACGACCATCACCATCCTGGTGCTCAAGGTCTTCGACATCGTGCTGACCATGACCAACGGGCAATGGAACAGCCAGGTACTCGCCAATCTGATGTTCGACTGGATGTTCCGGGGCGGTGGTGATTTCGGCAAGGGCGCGACCATTGCGGTCATCATCATGATCGCCGTCCTGCCGATCATGATCTGGAACATCCGTCAGGCAAACCGGGAGGGCTTGTGA
- a CDS encoding ABC transporter substrate-binding protein, which produces MKKLLLLGTAFAALALAVPAQAAELKFKPGEDSKFNWANYEDLKKVDLKGETLTVFGPWRGPDETQFQSVLDYFREATGATINYSSSENYEQQIVIDTQAGSPPNIAILPQPGLIQDLASKGMLTPLDDATAAYVKDNYGAGQSWVDLGTYKDKDGNAKFFAYPWKQDLKSMVWYVPENFEESGYKVPETWEDMMALSEKIIADGGVPWCIGLGSGGATGWPATDWVEDIMLRTVKPDVYVKWTKNEVPFTDPQVVNALKVFNDIVQNPKMVDGGTAAVAATDFRDSPKGLFSVPPKCYMHRMASFIPSFFPEGKKLGEDADFFYLPPMASHADLGKPVLGAGTFAMVTKDSKAARAFIDFLKMPLSHEIWMAQSGFLSALKTTKPEAYANDILRREGEVLLNASTFGFDGSDLMPGKIGAGAFWTGMIDMVGGKAPDAVAADIQKSWDGIK; this is translated from the coding sequence ATGAAGAAGCTTTTGTTGCTGGGCACGGCGTTTGCTGCGCTGGCCCTGGCCGTGCCTGCACAGGCCGCCGAGCTGAAGTTCAAGCCCGGCGAGGATTCCAAATTCAACTGGGCCAATTACGAGGACCTGAAGAAAGTCGATCTCAAGGGCGAGACGCTGACCGTCTTTGGCCCATGGCGCGGACCGGACGAGACGCAGTTCCAATCCGTCCTGGATTACTTCCGCGAGGCGACCGGGGCGACCATCAACTACTCCTCCTCGGAAAACTACGAACAGCAGATCGTCATCGACACGCAGGCCGGCAGCCCGCCGAACATCGCCATTCTTCCGCAGCCGGGCCTGATCCAGGATCTCGCTTCGAAGGGCATGCTGACGCCGCTGGATGATGCCACTGCCGCCTATGTGAAGGACAATTACGGCGCCGGCCAAAGCTGGGTCGATCTCGGTACCTACAAGGACAAGGACGGCAACGCGAAGTTCTTCGCCTATCCCTGGAAGCAGGACCTGAAATCGATGGTCTGGTACGTGCCGGAGAATTTCGAGGAAAGTGGCTACAAGGTCCCCGAGACCTGGGAGGACATGATGGCCCTCTCCGAAAAGATCATTGCCGACGGCGGTGTGCCATGGTGCATCGGCCTCGGCTCTGGCGGCGCCACCGGTTGGCCGGCGACCGACTGGGTCGAAGACATCATGTTGCGCACGGTCAAACCCGACGTCTACGTCAAATGGACCAAGAACGAGGTTCCGTTCACCGATCCGCAGGTGGTGAACGCGCTGAAGGTCTTCAACGACATCGTGCAGAACCCGAAAATGGTCGACGGTGGTACCGCCGCGGTTGCGGCGACCGACTTCCGCGATTCACCCAAGGGCCTCTTCAGCGTACCGCCGAAATGCTACATGCACCGCATGGCGTCGTTCATCCCGTCCTTCTTCCCGGAAGGCAAGAAACTCGGCGAGGATGCCGACTTCTTCTACCTGCCGCCGATGGCGTCGCATGCGGATCTCGGCAAGCCGGTGCTGGGCGCAGGAACTTTCGCGATGGTCACGAAGGACTCCAAGGCGGCGCGCGCCTTCATAGACTTCCTGAAGATGCCGCTGTCGCACGAGATCTGGATGGCGCAGTCCGGCTTCCTGTCGGCCCTGAAGACGACGAAGCCCGAAGCCTATGCCAACGATATCCTGCGGCGTGAAGGCGAGGTGCTGCTCAATGCGTCGACCTTCGGTTTCGACGGGTCGGACCTCATGCCCGGCAAGATCGGCGCCGGCGCTTTCTGGACCGGCATGATCGACATGGTCGGTGGCAAGGCGCCCGATGCCGTTGCGGCCGATATCCAGAAGAGCTGGGACGGCATCAAGTAG
- a CDS encoding substrate-binding domain-containing protein, translating into MNLKQLSQMLELSQTTVSRALNGYPEVNEETRRRVVDAAKRHGYRPNPSARRLATGKTGMIGYVLPTGSAVDIDPHFVEFLSGLGDYARAHELDLVLSPADAEEQETTYRRIVANKQVDAVYVSSPRPQDSRVALLDTLGLPFLVHGRSDGFDFDYPFLDIDNEGAFHEATRLMIQLGHRRIALINGDDRETFAIHRARGVRRALAGSGLALPDDQISSTVMTEENGYRAARRVLEGSNAPTAILCSSLIMALGIVRAVRELGLTIPGDLSLIAHDDVFSWLKPENFSVPLSTTRSSIRAAGARVAERLIARLSGLEDGARGEVWPVDLVVRGSIAGAPAGS; encoded by the coding sequence TTGAACCTCAAGCAGCTGTCGCAGATGCTGGAGCTCTCGCAGACCACGGTAAGCCGCGCGCTGAACGGCTATCCTGAGGTCAACGAGGAGACACGCCGACGGGTCGTCGACGCTGCCAAGCGCCACGGCTATCGTCCCAATCCTTCCGCGCGCCGGCTGGCTACCGGCAAGACCGGCATGATCGGCTATGTGTTACCAACGGGCTCGGCCGTCGATATCGATCCGCATTTCGTCGAGTTCCTGTCCGGACTGGGCGACTATGCCCGCGCGCATGAACTTGATCTCGTGCTGTCGCCCGCCGATGCCGAGGAGCAGGAAACCACCTATCGGCGCATCGTTGCCAACAAGCAGGTGGATGCCGTCTATGTTTCCTCACCGCGCCCGCAGGACAGCCGCGTCGCCCTGCTCGACACGCTTGGCCTGCCCTTTCTGGTGCATGGACGCAGCGACGGCTTCGATTTCGACTACCCTTTTCTCGACATCGACAATGAGGGTGCATTCCATGAGGCGACACGCCTCATGATCCAGCTCGGCCATCGGCGCATCGCGCTCATCAATGGCGATGACAGGGAAACCTTTGCCATCCATCGCGCGCGAGGCGTGCGGCGCGCCCTGGCCGGCAGCGGGCTTGCCTTGCCGGACGACCAGATTTCTTCGACCGTCATGACAGAGGAGAACGGCTACCGCGCGGCAAGGCGCGTGCTGGAAGGCAGCAACGCACCAACAGCGATCCTCTGCTCCAGCCTCATCATGGCGCTCGGCATCGTGCGGGCCGTTCGAGAACTCGGCCTGACCATACCGGGCGACCTGTCGCTGATTGCGCATGACGACGTCTTCTCCTGGCTGAAGCCGGAGAACTTCTCGGTGCCGTTGTCGACCACCCGCTCCTCGATCCGCGCCGCCGGCGCCAGGGTAGCGGAGCGGCTGATCGCGCGACTGTCGGGCCTGGAGGATGGTGCTCGTGGCGAGGTGTGGCCCGTCGACCTCGTTGTCAGGGGATCGATCGCCGGTGCCCCTGCCGGCAGTTGA
- a CDS encoding glycosyltransferase has product MPVAAFGYCAGMLSVLIETRNNEEGLARTLASLVGGVVEGMVREVIVCDLGSTDQTAKVAEHAGCRHLTTGGIGAGIAVAKGDWLLVLEPGARLVEGWADVVAEHIAHSGKPARFSSARGARTPWFRRLLRQRNAVANGLVISRKQAAASQQVANGAQAFAASVRAASLPADIWPAPGR; this is encoded by the coding sequence GTGCCAGTCGCTGCTTTCGGCTATTGCGCAGGAATGCTCAGCGTCCTGATCGAAACGCGAAACAATGAAGAGGGCTTGGCGCGCACCCTGGCGTCGCTGGTCGGCGGCGTTGTCGAAGGCATGGTGCGCGAAGTGATCGTCTGCGACCTGGGTTCGACCGATCAGACCGCCAAGGTGGCCGAGCACGCAGGCTGCCGCCATCTGACGACCGGCGGCATCGGCGCGGGTATTGCCGTGGCCAAGGGCGACTGGTTGCTGGTGCTGGAGCCGGGGGCGAGGCTGGTCGAAGGCTGGGCGGACGTGGTCGCCGAACATATCGCGCACTCCGGCAAGCCGGCACGCTTTTCATCGGCTCGCGGCGCTCGTACGCCCTGGTTCAGGAGGCTGCTTCGGCAGCGGAATGCTGTCGCCAACGGCCTCGTCATCAGCCGCAAACAGGCAGCAGCATCACAACAAGTGGCAAACGGTGCACAGGCGTTTGCCGCCAGTGTGCGTGCCGCGTCGCTGCCGGCAGACATCTGGCCGGCTCCTGGCCGCTAG